In a genomic window of Petrotoga mexicana DSM 14811:
- the smpB gene encoding SsrA-binding protein SmpB: MTILARNKKATHDYEILETFEAGISLLGTEVKSCKARKINFKDSFCKIENGELILYNIHISPYSGASIFNHDPERPRKLLLHKKEIRRLQSKVKQEGLTIIPLEFYVNNKGLIKVKIALAKGLKKYDKREKIAEKEYERRIRKQQKYENI; this comes from the coding sequence ACAATTCTGGCAAGAAACAAAAAAGCTACTCACGATTATGAAATATTAGAAACCTTCGAGGCAGGGATTTCTTTGTTAGGTACCGAGGTGAAATCCTGCAAGGCAAGAAAAATTAATTTCAAAGATAGTTTCTGTAAAATAGAAAACGGAGAATTGATTTTATACAATATTCACATTAGTCCCTATTCAGGGGCATCTATATTCAATCATGATCCAGAAAGACCTAGGAAACTTTTGCTTCATAAAAAAGAAATAAGGCGCTTGCAATCTAAAGTTAAACAGGAAGGTTTGACGATAATTCCGCTCGAATTCTATGTTAACAATAAAGGACTGATAAAGGTTAAAATCGCTTTGGCTAAAGGATTAAAAAAATACGATAAGCGCGAAAAGATTGCAGAAAAAGAGTATGAAAGGAGAATTAGAAAACAACAAAAATATGAAAATATCTGA
- the abc-f gene encoding ribosomal protection-like ABC-F family protein produces MISLLLRLENVSHNFGEFYLFYDVDLVINQNDRIALIGKNGAGKTTLLNIISGNIEPIEGRVLKKNDLNISLLKQYRLDLNKTDPTLYDFLKESVSKITPEHIVDKNVRSLVVGLGFEEGQWDRNVSGLSGGELTRLSLGKTLSEKSDLLLLDEPTNHLDLYSIDWLINYLKNYKGAMVIVSHDRTFLKQLCNKYWEINNSKIWEFKGTYKEYIQSREIYINSVNSRKQNVEKEIERLEKMIKRYRSWGTEKMVRQAVIRERKLEELKNELQEIQNIEEEKGIDVKIPQPTKTGYKVVEVKDLSFSYNEEQELLENISFELYEEEKLAILGKNGCGKSTLLKLLIGELENHEGNIEWGYNIKIGYLDQVISNLSQESDVLNETWELVKDWKDFEVRKYLGRFGFYSSEVFKKVSELSGGELTRLALAKILLEKPNVLILDEPTNHLDILTIESLEQALKEYTGAIIFVSHDQSFIENIANKFLLIDNGESKISENIQSLLEEIKNNSFKIKKEKKVNKEYEQNKKRKNRIKTLNNEISRIRAESELLFEKLDSVEAKLFEYGDDYNKVLELIEEKNKLEKELTKLQKLESKYVEELNQHTKISNNNYGG; encoded by the coding sequence GTGATAAGTTTGCTATTAAGACTCGAAAATGTCTCACATAATTTCGGTGAATTTTACCTCTTTTATGATGTCGACTTGGTTATAAATCAAAACGATAGGATCGCTTTAATAGGTAAAAACGGAGCCGGAAAAACTACTTTATTGAATATTATTTCAGGAAATATTGAGCCTATTGAAGGACGAGTGCTCAAGAAAAATGATTTAAATATATCTCTTTTAAAGCAATATAGATTAGATTTAAATAAAACAGATCCTACTTTGTATGACTTTTTAAAGGAAAGTGTCTCAAAAATTACACCTGAACACATAGTCGATAAGAACGTTAGGAGTTTGGTAGTGGGACTTGGTTTCGAAGAAGGCCAATGGGATAGAAATGTTTCTGGTTTAAGTGGTGGTGAATTGACTAGATTATCCCTCGGAAAAACTCTTTCTGAAAAAAGCGATTTATTACTTCTTGACGAACCTACTAACCATCTGGATCTCTACTCTATTGATTGGTTAATCAACTATCTCAAAAATTACAAAGGTGCAATGGTTATCGTATCCCACGACAGGACATTTTTAAAACAGTTGTGTAACAAATATTGGGAAATAAACAATTCAAAGATTTGGGAATTCAAAGGAACCTACAAAGAATACATCCAATCACGTGAAATTTATATAAATTCAGTAAATTCAAGAAAACAGAACGTAGAAAAAGAAATAGAAAGACTCGAAAAAATGATAAAGCGTTACCGAAGTTGGGGAACAGAAAAAATGGTCAGGCAGGCAGTAATCCGTGAAAGAAAATTGGAAGAGTTGAAAAATGAACTCCAAGAGATTCAAAACATCGAAGAAGAAAAAGGTATAGACGTAAAGATCCCCCAACCCACAAAAACTGGTTACAAGGTAGTAGAGGTTAAAGACCTATCTTTTTCATACAACGAAGAACAAGAATTACTAGAAAACATCTCTTTTGAACTCTACGAAGAAGAAAAATTAGCTATATTAGGAAAAAATGGTTGCGGAAAGAGCACTTTATTAAAATTATTGATAGGTGAATTAGAAAATCATGAAGGGAACATTGAATGGGGATACAATATCAAAATCGGATATTTAGATCAAGTTATATCTAATCTCTCTCAAGAATCTGACGTGTTGAATGAAACGTGGGAATTGGTAAAGGATTGGAAAGATTTCGAAGTAAGAAAGTATCTTGGAAGATTTGGATTCTATTCTAGTGAAGTGTTCAAAAAAGTAAGCGAACTCTCTGGGGGAGAACTCACCAGATTGGCATTAGCTAAAATTTTACTTGAGAAACCAAACGTTTTGATATTGGATGAACCTACCAACCATTTGGATATCCTAACAATTGAAAGTTTGGAACAAGCACTCAAAGAGTACACAGGAGCCATCATCTTTGTCTCACATGACCAATCTTTTATTGAAAACATCGCCAACAAATTTCTTTTAATAGACAACGGGGAATCCAAAATATCTGAAAATATTCAATCTCTTTTAGAAGAAATAAAAAATAACTCTTTTAAAATAAAAAAAGAAAAAAAAGTAAACAAAGAATACGAACAAAATAAAAAAAGAAAAAACAGAATAAAAACTTTAAACAATGAAATTTCAAGAATCAGGGCGGAATCGGAACTGTTATTTGAAAAGTTAGATTCAGTTGAAGCTAAACTTTTTGAGTATGGAGACGATTATAATAAGGTGTTAGAATTAATTGAAGAAAAAAACAAATTAGAAAAGGAACTTACAAAACTACAAAAACTGGAAAGTAAATATGTAGAAGAATTAAATCAACATACTAAAATCTCAAACAATAATTACGGAGGATAA
- a CDS encoding MOSC domain-containing protein, translating to MLEKTMSREGKVVKVCKCEKRGMLKKVQDKINIITNYGVEGDYHAGKSHRQVSLLGIESLEKIVKEKNLNLKDGYCNFAQNITIEGIELYKYPVGTKFRVGESVLLEITEIGKAGEFNPDNIMLTEGIFAKVLEGGIVIPGDKLTIVSE from the coding sequence ATGTTAGAGAAAACGATGAGTAGAGAAGGTAAAGTAGTCAAAGTTTGTAAATGTGAAAAAAGAGGAATGCTCAAAAAAGTACAAGATAAAATAAACATTATAACTAATTATGGCGTTGAGGGTGACTATCATGCAGGAAAAAGTCATAGGCAAGTCAGTCTGTTGGGCATAGAAAGCCTTGAAAAGATAGTGAAAGAAAAGAATTTAAATTTAAAAGATGGATATTGCAACTTCGCACAGAATATAACCATAGAAGGGATAGAGTTATATAAATACCCTGTGGGAACCAAATTTAGAGTAGGTGAAAGTGTATTACTCGAAATTACCGAAATAGGGAAAGCAGGAGAATTCAATCCTGATAATATAATGCTGACAGAGGGGATCTTCGCCAAAGTTTTAGAAGGAGGCATCGTGATTCCGGGTGATAAATTAACGATTGTATCAGAGTAG
- a CDS encoding glycoside hydrolase family 13 protein, giving the protein MKGIYSDQTNSYFYPEEPSIDDKVTIKLRIPKYLGKSIGSVIFTPQKNLKNYQHKPMQLSKETTYFYFFESTFKMPDRIVRYHFEIDLIEKGKKVFYDAMGIVENRAIHDFVLVADFKTPKWSHGSIYYQIFVDRFKNGDETNDPVSHEYQYDGQEVLKKDWNSLPDPKNGHREFYGGDLQGVLEKIDYLKDLGVETIYLNPIFVSPSPHKYDTQDYEHVDPHFGVIEEDSEDLNEKYKVRTTSIKNLEKSDEILKLLIQKAHEKDIKIILDGVFNHCGSFHKWIDEMDLYGEGSLHREDSPYKSYFYWDSAQNNYEGWWGFHTLPKLNYGNISLWKYIADIGKKWVSEPFNADGWRLDVADDLGKSFEMNTAFWRFFYKVVKKSNPESIIFAEIYKSPLAWLERKCWDSIMNYITCMDPVSYFLTGMEKHNENHKPELFKNAEYFVNSVRWSLSQLPMNSKFIALNQLSNHDHSRWMTRTTQKVGRLGPQTHEEASLGKDLDVFKIGLVTMFTLPGSPGLFYGDEIGLEGWTDPDNRRPYPWGKESEENKMLFNFTKELIKMYKEHPALRKGSFDFLDWNSGYVSYASWNESENIVTIINREEKEIDVELPLWLLDKKEGNITLLFSTKDFTLEDNSYNDGKKSLKIPEKTALVFKIN; this is encoded by the coding sequence ATGAAAGGCATATATTCAGATCAAACTAACTCCTATTTTTATCCCGAGGAGCCAAGCATAGATGACAAGGTAACGATTAAACTAAGAATTCCAAAATACTTAGGTAAAAGTATTGGAAGTGTTATCTTTACTCCTCAAAAAAATTTAAAAAATTATCAACATAAACCAATGCAACTCTCAAAAGAAACTACTTACTTTTATTTTTTTGAAAGTACTTTCAAAATGCCAGATAGAATTGTTAGGTACCATTTCGAAATAGATTTAATAGAAAAGGGCAAAAAAGTGTTCTATGACGCTATGGGTATTGTAGAAAATCGTGCTATTCATGACTTTGTACTCGTCGCAGATTTTAAAACTCCAAAATGGTCCCATGGTTCTATATATTATCAAATATTTGTTGATCGATTCAAAAACGGAGATGAAACAAATGATCCAGTATCCCATGAGTATCAATACGATGGTCAAGAAGTTTTAAAAAAAGATTGGAACTCACTGCCAGATCCTAAAAATGGTCATAGGGAGTTTTATGGCGGAGATTTACAAGGAGTTTTAGAAAAGATTGATTACTTAAAAGATTTAGGAGTGGAAACGATTTACCTAAACCCTATCTTTGTTTCTCCAAGTCCGCACAAATATGATACTCAAGATTACGAACATGTAGACCCTCATTTTGGGGTTATAGAGGAAGATTCGGAAGATCTGAACGAAAAGTACAAAGTCAGAACTACATCTATAAAGAACCTTGAAAAAAGCGATGAAATTCTAAAGCTTTTGATTCAAAAAGCCCATGAAAAAGATATAAAAATTATTTTAGATGGTGTTTTCAACCATTGTGGTTCTTTTCATAAATGGATAGACGAAATGGATTTATATGGTGAAGGTAGTCTACATAGGGAGGATTCCCCTTACAAAAGTTATTTTTATTGGGACAGTGCTCAAAATAACTATGAGGGATGGTGGGGCTTTCACACCCTACCAAAATTGAATTATGGAAATATTAGTTTATGGAAATACATAGCGGATATTGGGAAAAAATGGGTTAGCGAACCTTTCAATGCAGATGGATGGAGACTCGATGTTGCAGATGATTTAGGTAAATCTTTTGAGATGAATACAGCCTTTTGGAGATTCTTCTACAAAGTTGTAAAAAAGTCAAATCCTGAATCTATAATATTTGCAGAAATTTATAAATCACCTCTTGCTTGGTTAGAAAGAAAATGTTGGGATTCTATAATGAATTATATAACCTGTATGGATCCCGTTAGTTATTTTCTTACAGGCATGGAAAAACACAACGAGAATCACAAACCTGAGCTCTTTAAAAATGCTGAGTATTTCGTTAACTCAGTGAGATGGTCTTTATCTCAATTACCTATGAATAGTAAATTTATTGCATTAAACCAACTAAGCAACCATGATCATTCTAGATGGATGACAAGAACTACACAAAAAGTCGGAAGATTGGGACCGCAAACTCATGAAGAAGCTTCCCTTGGAAAGGATTTAGATGTTTTCAAAATAGGATTAGTCACAATGTTTACTCTTCCAGGATCACCAGGATTATTCTACGGTGATGAAATAGGTTTGGAAGGTTGGACAGACCCAGATAATAGGAGACCTTACCCTTGGGGAAAAGAAAGTGAAGAAAATAAAATGTTGTTTAATTTCACAAAAGAATTAATTAAAATGTACAAAGAGCATCCTGCATTGAGAAAGGGATCTTTTGATTTTCTTGATTGGAATAGTGGATACGTATCTTACGCTTCATGGAATGAAAGTGAAAATATAGTCACCATTATAAATAGAGAAGAAAAAGAGATCGATGTTGAACTGCCATTATGGCTACTCGATAAAAAAGAAGGCAATATAACTCTTTTATTCTCAACAAAAGATTTCACTTTAGAAGATAATTCTTATAATGATGGCAAAAAATCTCTGAAAATCCCAGAGAAAACTGCCCTTGTATTTAAAATTAATTGA
- the moaC gene encoding cyclic pyranopterin monophosphate synthase MoaC, whose product MKEFTHIDEKGRAKMVDVTDKGETKREAIAYGQIKLKESTLERIKNGQIEKGAVLETARVAGIMGVKKTAELIPMCHPLLITGIDIKFEFENATTLGIYATVRTTGKTGVEMEAFTGVSIAALTVYDMCKAVDKDMVIKNIKLLKKTGGKSGTYVRENDE is encoded by the coding sequence ATGAAAGAATTTACCCATATAGACGAAAAAGGTAGAGCAAAGATGGTTGACGTTACAGATAAAGGTGAAACCAAAAGAGAAGCTATAGCCTATGGACAGATAAAGCTAAAAGAATCAACCCTTGAAAGGATAAAGAATGGTCAGATAGAAAAAGGAGCTGTTTTAGAAACTGCAAGAGTGGCTGGAATTATGGGTGTTAAGAAAACAGCTGAGTTAATCCCAATGTGTCACCCTTTGTTGATAACCGGCATAGATATAAAATTTGAATTTGAAAATGCCACAACTTTAGGTATCTACGCAACGGTGAGGACAACAGGCAAAACGGGGGTTGAAATGGAAGCATTTACTGGTGTTTCAATAGCGGCTTTAACTGTGTACGATATGTGTAAGGCTGTAGATAAAGATATGGTGATTAAAAATATAAAATTACTCAAAAAGACTGGAGGTAAAAGTGGAACTTATGTTAGAGAAAACGATGAGTAG
- a CDS encoding ABC transporter ATP-binding protein, translating into MKGELENNKNMKISEKISPAISIKGLTKRFGKTVAVDNVDLEINEGEIFGLIGPNGAGKSTIMKTISTLLNPSQGKVEILGKDLSKNKQNLRKVISLVSDYSVLENDLTPYENLKLFSLASNIEDSDKKINEFLHSFGLEKYKNKLTKNLSSGNKQKLNIARALLKSPKILLLDEPTNAIDVESSRFIRRYILNENIKNGTTIVITSHYLWEVEQLATSVGIIIDGKIVIKDNIENIYKRFDSIINIYELTFDEKDHEKILTYLKDLSDVLAIKPVSKEKVIIDSKDNSFTMNNFSVSIRKLRPTLEDIYSYIISTPNQPLKTNT; encoded by the coding sequence ATGAAAGGAGAATTAGAAAACAACAAAAATATGAAAATATCTGAAAAAATTTCACCAGCAATATCAATTAAGGGTTTAACAAAAAGATTTGGGAAAACGGTTGCGGTTGATAATGTTGATCTAGAAATTAATGAAGGAGAGATTTTTGGACTTATAGGTCCCAATGGTGCAGGCAAATCTACCATTATGAAGACTATTTCCACGCTTTTAAATCCTTCACAAGGAAAGGTGGAAATACTTGGAAAAGATCTTTCCAAAAACAAACAAAACCTTAGAAAGGTGATTTCTTTAGTCTCTGATTATTCTGTATTGGAAAATGATTTAACCCCTTATGAAAACCTAAAATTATTTTCTTTAGCTTCAAATATCGAAGACAGTGATAAAAAAATTAACGAGTTTTTGCATAGTTTTGGATTGGAAAAATATAAAAACAAATTAACTAAAAACCTTTCTTCTGGAAACAAACAGAAGTTGAATATAGCTAGGGCATTATTAAAATCCCCAAAAATACTTTTGTTAGATGAACCAACGAATGCCATAGATGTAGAATCCTCAAGGTTTATAAGGCGTTATATATTAAACGAAAACATCAAAAATGGAACAACAATAGTGATAACTTCCCATTATCTATGGGAAGTTGAACAATTAGCTACAAGTGTAGGGATAATCATAGATGGAAAAATTGTTATTAAAGACAATATAGAAAATATTTACAAAAGATTTGATTCTATAATTAATATTTACGAGCTCACTTTCGATGAAAAAGACCATGAAAAAATATTAACCTATTTAAAAGATCTCTCGGATGTTTTGGCAATAAAACCCGTATCCAAAGAAAAAGTAATAATCGATTCGAAAGATAATTCATTTACAATGAATAATTTCAGCGTCTCGATTAGAAAATTACGTCCAACTCTGGAAGACATATATTCTTATATAATATCAACCCCAAATCAACCATTGAAAACAAATACTTAA
- a CDS encoding MogA/MoaB family molybdenum cofactor biosynthesis protein, producing the protein MIKVAIITISDKGSKGLRQDKSGELLIKMVEEEGWIKTLYLIIPDEKEEIEQKLKEVADNNIADLILTTGGTGFAPRDVTPEATKNIIEKEVPGIPEKIRYATGENTPMAYLSRGVCGIRKFTLIINFPGSTKAVKECFEAVKDLIPHGINILKGEITEH; encoded by the coding sequence ATGATTAAAGTAGCAATAATAACAATAAGTGATAAAGGATCAAAGGGTTTAAGACAAGACAAAAGTGGTGAATTACTAATAAAGATGGTTGAAGAGGAAGGTTGGATTAAAACTCTTTACCTAATAATTCCAGATGAAAAAGAAGAAATAGAACAAAAATTAAAAGAAGTAGCCGACAATAATATTGCAGACTTAATACTCACAACAGGAGGAACGGGTTTTGCTCCAAGAGATGTTACACCCGAGGCTACGAAAAACATTATCGAAAAAGAGGTTCCAGGAATTCCGGAAAAAATCAGATATGCCACAGGGGAGAATACCCCAATGGCATATCTTTCTAGAGGAGTTTGTGGCATTAGAAAATTTACTCTAATCATCAATTTTCCAGGTAGTACTAAGGCGGTTAAAGAATGTTTTGAAGCTGTTAAGGATCTTATCCCACACGGAATTAATATTTTAAAGGGTGAGATAACAGAACATTAG